The DNA window ATAAAAAGGGTTTTTTAAACCCACTTTGATCTTCTTCAATTTTAGTGTAAAAGTTGTCGTTGCATTACCATAAATATGaagttcaatttttaaaaaaatggatttggaataatttgtgttttttttttgaaagtccCAACTATTGGAGGATTAAATCCACAAATTTCGcaaaatatatggactagtagCGCAATATGACCTAAATAAAATTACTCACTCTTCCTCCAACTTGGTTTCCAGTTAGATAAGACTGGCTGTTGCTACTTCTTTCCACACTTGACAATAAagtctttcttttttcttttcacgcTCGCTAGAATTGAAATTATAGAAAGATTAcattttgagaaattaattttcagAACAATCTATGGATTTCTCTGCTGTGTCTTATGCTCTCGAAACAATCGACAAGCTAACACAAGAAGTTACATCCTTGTGGGGCGTCGATGAACAAGTTGAGGGCTTAGCAAGTGAGCTGAGATGGATGCAAAGCTTCTTGAAAGTGGCAGACGCAAGAAAAGTTGATCATGAGGTGATACGTACCACCGTTGTTGAGATCAGAGAGTTGGCCTACGATGCTGAAGATGTGATCGAGACGTTTTCCATCAAAGTTGCTTCCAAAAGGAAAGGTGGATTTTCAAATTGCATCAAGAGATCCGCTTGTTTCCTCAAGGAGGGATGCCTGCTCCACCAGATCAAGTCAGAGATAGAGAAAATCACAGCCAGAATCAAAGTATTGACTCGACAATTGAAGACGTATGATGTATCAAAGTTAGGTGTTGATGGAGAAGGACCAAGTTCTTCAACTGAAAGGCGGGAGGCAAGGCGGCCTTATCCTCATGTTATGGATGATAACATTGTTGGATTGGGTAAGGATATTGAGAAACTGGTCTCAGTTCTTGTCGATGAGGAAAGCGAATGCAAGGTCCTCTCCATATGTGGCATGGGTGGTCTGGGGAAGACCACTCTTGCAAAGAAAATATATAGTCAAAGCCAAGTTGTTGGTCATTTCAAGCACTTGGCTTGGGTATACGTTTCTCAAAACTGTCAAAAAAGAAAAGTATGGGAAGACATTTTATCTGATTTTAACCTCTTAAGTGAAGCTGACAAGAAGATGAAGGTTGAAAAATTAGCAGAGAAGTTATCTAGTTTCTTGGAGGAAAATAAATGTTTGGTGGTACTCGATGATATTTGGAACACCGAGTCTTGGGATAGCTTAAAACCAGCATTTTCAGCAAGGGAGACGAGAAGCAAGATATTACTCACCTCTCGGAACAAAGAGATAGTTTCACATGCTGACAGTAAAGGTTTCCTATATGAGTTGCAGTATCTAAACTACAAACAAAGCTGGGAATTATTTCAAAAGATTGCCATTCCCCCAACAAATTCTCCAGGTAATATGTTTATTGATTTCATAATTGCAAAATTATTCTTGTCTTAATATATATTGCAATGTTTACTCTACattctatttttttgttaaaaaaaattctataaagtTAGTTGATTAATATTATAAATCAATTATAGGGAATTATTAAATTAACTTTCATTAATATCAAAATCTTGATTCATTAAAGAAAGATACGAGGAGCAAGCATAACACttgtagtaaaaaaaaaaaaagcaccaacttttagattaaataagtataatttaatttagaattattaattaaaatattgtgctaattttaaaataaaattattatttgaataaaactctaattataaaatatttttataatttgtttatataaaAGCTTGGATTATGATTGCTgctcataatatttttaatttatctacTTTCTAATTTCTCCTACTAAAATAAAGCCTTAAAACATAGTACAATAAAACTTTCTAACTATGTGtgtaaaaacattttatttatttttaataacttttcaaattgttAAATTGGTGATAATATTGTGGTTAATTACTAAAATGTAATGTTGCGGGTAACTTGCATTGCATCCTGCTTCACtaattatttgaaattgtttaagatGTCAATATTATGTGGTTAATTACTAAACTGTAGTCTGATTTTGAAGTTATCactgattttttttgaaactttgttTTGGTATTATACAGGCTATAAAATTGATGCGAAAATGAAGGAGTTGGGAGAGGAAATGGTTAAACACTGTGCAGGGCTTCCATTAGCCATCATTATATTGGGAGGAATTTTGGCTACAAAGTATCCTTCATTAATTGAATGGCTGAAGGTATCTGCAAATGTGAAATCATACTTGAACAACGATAAAGGTGAAGTCCTAAGAGATGTGTTGGCATTAAGTTATGATGATTTGCCTCCCTATTTAAGACcatgttttctttatttaagCCACTTTCCGGAAGATTATGAGATACCTGCGGATAGATTGATTCAATTATGGGTTGCCGAAGGTATTGTTTCATCAAAGCAAGAAGAAGGAGAGGAAGGGCAAGTAGCGGAAGATGTGGCTGAAGGTTATTTGCTGGAGCTTGCAGAAAGATGTATGATTCAAGTACGAGAAAGAGACATTGCAACCTTAAAGATAAGAAGTTTTCAGATGCATGATCTAATGAGAGATGTTTGCTTGTCCAAGGCAAAACAACAAAAATTCCTCTATATTGCAGATCAGTCAAATGCGTGCCAGTTATCCACTATTGGGAGGGTTCGCAGAGTTTCTGCTCACAAATTTATTCCCTTACAGTGCATTAAAAGTCCACGTCTTCGATCACTTTTGCTTTTCGATGAGCTTTTACCAGACGAAGAACAGGCAAATATTTTTCCATTGACAATGCAAAGCTACTTCGACAACCACGATTTTGACAATCCACTTTATTGGTTTGTGGCACCTTTAATGCTTAGCGTGGTATTTACTAAATTTAGGGGAATTTGGAAATATATgttcaataattttaattttcttagagTGTTAGATTACGAAGGAGGAGGAGAAGCAGGATGCAAGTTACCCAATGACATTGGTAAACTCATCCATTTAAGATTCTTGAGACTAAGGGATTTGGAATTCTTGAGTTCAAAGTTGCCATCATCTCTAGGCAACTTAAGGTGCTTGCAAACATTGGATTTAAGAATAGAAGGCGGATGCTCAAACTCTATTCATGTACCTAACGTGTTATGGAGGATGCAGCAACTAAGGCATTTATATCTCCCCGAGGAATGTAATCGTAAAACAAAGTTGAAGCTGGGTACATTGAGAAACCTCCAAACACTTGTCAACTTCAACACCAAGAATTGTTATGTAAAGGATCTTATCAACATGACAAATATTAGAGAGTTGGAGATTCGAGGGCCCTTCAATATTGAAGATTGTAACACGGGGGAGTTGGACAAGAATCCACCTATCATCCACAGCAAATATCTTCATTCCCTGTCTATTATTAATGAGGAAGGAATAATCGATCCAAGACATTTGGCACACCTCCTTTTGAGTTGCGAAAACATTTCTAAGTTGAGGTTAGATGTAGAGATAAGAAGGTTACCAGAGTACCACTACTTGTCTTCAAATCTCGCTTACATAAAGTTGAGAAGGTGCAAGCTTGAGGAAGATCCAATGCCAACACTTGCGGAACTGCCTTACCTAAGTATGCTTGAATTACATGAAGAGGCTTTCATAGGAAAGGAAATGTTTTGCTCCGGGCAAGCTTTTGCTAAACTTGAGTCTCTAAGCCTTAAGGGGCTGAACTTTCTGGAGGAGTGGAAGGTGAGTGAAGAAGGAGCCATGCCTTGTCTTCGGCGATTGGAGATAGAAAACTGCATACAGCTAAAAAAGCTTCCAGATGGACTGAGGTTCATTGCAACCCTCCAAGAACTGAAGATTGAATCAATGCCAACGACATTCAAGGATAAAGTGGAAGAAGGGGGAGAAGATTTCTGCAAAGTCCGACATGTTCCTTCTATCATAGTGGATGCCCGTTTCTCGTCGATATTATGATCAATGCCAGGTAATTCATATctttgtttatatataaaaatccACAACTATTTGGCAAGTTTAGATTCTTTGCCAGGCAGATAATTATTTAGAGAAGATCCTAGTTTCGGTTCTTatcctctgtttttttttttttgacaatgtCTCATATTCCCACAAGATTTGTCATTTGAATTAAAAGAGctagaaaatattttcaataagGTGTCATTTTCCTGAATATTCTTGTTAGCGGATCTCCTTATCGATCTTAATAGATAAAACAAAATGGTTaatgatgaaaaaagaaaaaaactaataatttatattattaatcttCAATATTCACTTTAAAAGGTAAaccaactatttttttaaaattttatttaaaatttatctaacatattttctataatttcatataatcaaaattgataaatttaaaatacgtgtttagatttagttcaattataaattttgatataagcAATACAATGAACATCCATATAAACTCATTCAGCTTAAGTAGATTCATagctatgcttatgccaaattcATTGGTCaaagttcatttttttttcttatatcaGTAGCCACCGTCGTCAGCGACTCCCCTTTCATCATCGCTCAGAAGAAGGCATTGCTCACCAGACTCAAATCAGATACCAAATACATCTATCAACATCTACAATCAAGGCTTCTAGATGGCATATGATGCAAGTCTCGTGGATTATAGCTGGCTCCAAGATGCATCTGATGTGACTAGTGGGAGTATTtctatcatatccatttggccaAAAAACAAGTCATATTATAAATATACAATGAAGAGGTTTTAACCACGACCTAAGCTTGAAAGTTTatagtttaaataataataataaattacagatgaattatcatgtaagttattatgtctaaaatttaatattttaattgatattttcattaaaaataataatgcaacTCTTTTTGAAAGGTTGATGATCAAATTTGATACTTTTTGAAAGATTGAGTACTAAATTTAACTTCAAAAAAGAATGATGACCAAAATGTCAAAAAATATAAACGTTAAAGGCTAAATTTAtcgttatatattttttattgtttaaatatcGTACAACATACATATAAGTGTAACACTATGTTAGGTTGATatttccaaataataataaaaaaagctaCACTATTTATAATGGATTTAACTGTCATAGTTTgaattaagattaaaattttaaatttcaaaaaatatataaattaaatatcatCAAATTGAAGAATAGGGAGTATGAGATTTAATAGCAAAAGTTGATGTAACATATTTATCCAGTGCCATTTGATTAAATTGAcctaaatctcaaaatttgaaaaatataaagactaaaacagaacaaattttaaaaaaaaattatagattatataaaatacatcaactaatagtaaaataataaaaaataaaaaatcaaatcccACAATTTCTAATGAAAATCAAAATCTCTAATAAGATACACTTACAAATTTTGGTATCTATTAATAATTTTGATAACAAATGCTCTTATAAATTGTGatatcaatttaaaaatattgttattgtattagaaattttgatatttattaaaaaatattgatattgCGTTAGAAATATTGGTGCTgcattaactttttttatatctattagaaatattaaatttgatatcAGTTTAGAAATTTTGGTGCCCTTCAAAAAACTtgaatatttcttaaaaaaaaagtttggtaTCTCTATAGAAAGCTGGGCATCCCTTCAAAGAAATTGGTATGaatatacaaattaaaatttgattcataCTAACAAATATTGTTataccaaaatttatttttatttgaagtagtaattattttgaagaaatataatgtatttaattcgtattcaaaatatataaggtgatataaaatatattttagcatacaaaatttctaaaatataatatatgtaatGTTGTAAGCTATTTTTGCTATACAACATTTCTCACAAAGTATTTGGGTCACTACGCATCGTTTTCTTTTTTCATGTTTCCCCaaaatttatgtttaaagtttCTGTTTGCTGCTCATGTGACTCAATAGgctataatcaaaattttaagggATATAATTAGACATTTTGCCAAACCAAATTTTTAATGTGAGgcataccgaaatttctaacgtGACAcgatacatgaaattaaaaatgGAATCAATACACAATCATATTTTGTTGTTGGTAGTATCTGTTTTTAGTTCAAAGATTTGATTTCATTTTCCTAAATATTCGAGTTTATGGATCTTAATAGATCAAACAAAATCGTTAATAATgaatttttctcttctataaAGCATACATGAAATAAGGTGAAGTCCAAAGAATCCTACAAGAACAGAGGAGATAGTCTACCCATAAAATTACTGCTTCCAAGTTGCAGATATATTTTTGTAAttctgtttatttctattaaattttgtGTTGTCAAAACGCTACATTTTGACattggtttttaatgaaaacagtGCGTGTAAGGGCGGGTAGTTAGATCAGTGTCAAAACGGGGAGTTGAGAGGGAGTAGATGTACTAGTTATTCACCTATCAGCATGGAGGGTGAGACAGTTACGGAAATACACATGAATTTTCTACTCTTCTGTCTCTAAAATCTCATCTTCTTCTCCGATTGCTTCTTCCTCCCATAATTATTTCTGTTCCGGTTTTCTTCCCTCATCATATTTCTCgtcaaatttgaatgaaaatatatgcaGTTTACTTAAACTTCGCTTTTCAttacaacttttaaaattataacttcATTGTTTACAGAAGTTAAAAGGTTAATCTTTGTTCTTGAATGCTGCAATCAAAACCAGTTATAACTTCAGAAACCTTATTTAGACATATATTTTAATCGTTGAAGTTTAAATGATTTTAA is part of the Gossypium hirsutum isolate 1008001.06 chromosome D11, Gossypium_hirsutum_v2.1, whole genome shotgun sequence genome and encodes:
- the LOC107935660 gene encoding probable disease resistance protein RF45, which translates into the protein MDFSAVSYALETIDKLTQEVTSLWGVDEQVEGLASELRWMQSFLKVADARKVDHEVIRTTVVEIRELAYDAEDVIETFSIKVASKRKGGFSNCIKRSACFLKEGCLLHQIKSEIEKITARIKVLTRQLKTYDVSKLGVDGEGPSSSTERREARRPYPHVMDDNIVGLGKDIEKLVSVLVDEESECKVLSICGMGGLGKTTLAKKIYSQSQVVGHFKHLAWVYVSQNCQKRKVWEDILSDFNLLSEADKKMKVEKLAEKLSSFLEENKCLVVLDDIWNTESWDSLKPAFSARETRSKILLTSRNKEIVSHADSKGFLYELQYLNYKQSWELFQKIAIPPTNSPGYKIDAKMKELGEEMVKHCAGLPLAIIILGGILATKYPSLIEWLKVSANVKSYLNNDKGEVLRDVLALSYDDLPPYLRPCFLYLSHFPEDYEIPADRLIQLWVAEGIVSSKQEEGEEGQVAEDVAEGYLLELAERCMIQVRERDIATLKIRSFQMHDLMRDVCLSKAKQQKFLYIADQSNACQLSTIGRVRRVSAHKFIPLQCIKSPRLRSLLLFDELLPDEEQANIFPLTMQSYFDNHDFDNPLYWFVAPLMLSVVFTKFRGIWKYMFNNFNFLRVLDYEGGGEAGCKLPNDIGKLIHLRFLRLRDLEFLSSKLPSSLGNLRCLQTLDLRIEGGCSNSIHVPNVLWRMQQLRHLYLPEECNRKTKLKLGTLRNLQTLVNFNTKNCYVKDLINMTNIRELEIRGPFNIEDCNTGELDKNPPIIHSKYLHSLSIINEEGIIDPRHLAHLLLSCENISKLRLDVEIRRLPEYHYLSSNLAYIKLRRCKLEEDPMPTLAELPYLSMLELHEEAFIGKEMFCSGQAFAKLESLSLKGLNFLEEWKVSEEGAMPCLRRLEIENCIQLKKLPDGLRFIATLQELKIESMPTTFKDKVEEGGEDFCKVRHVPSIIVDARFSSIL